Proteins encoded within one genomic window of Balneolaceae bacterium:
- a CDS encoding DUF4296 domain-containing protein produces MIDEQTYQQMFMEFAIINQLDQQILEERSPEELRQLVYKHYNVTEEEFRISHEYYEQQVDEQLERVKEMSKILRAERDSLVTIEREYNQITSPEQADSLRQVLRNNR; encoded by the coding sequence CTGATTGATGAGCAAACCTACCAGCAAATGTTTATGGAGTTTGCCATCATCAACCAGTTAGATCAACAGATATTAGAGGAGAGATCGCCGGAAGAACTGAGACAGTTGGTCTACAAACATTATAATGTTACAGAAGAGGAGTTCAGAATTTCTCACGAATATTATGAACAGCAGGTTGATGAACAGTTGGAACGAGTCAAAGAGATGTCGAAAATTTTACGGGCAGAACGCGACTCGCTGGTTACCATTGAACGGGAATACAATCAGATAACATCACCGGAACAAGCAGACAGTCTCCGTCAAGTCTTGCGCAACAACCGGTAG